A single Vulpes lagopus strain Blue_001 chromosome 3, ASM1834538v1, whole genome shotgun sequence DNA region contains:
- the PRELID1 gene encoding PRELI domain-containing protein 1, mitochondrial translates to MVKYFLGQSVLRSSWDQVFAAFWQRYPNPYSKHVLTEDIVHREVTPDQKLLSRRLLTKTNRMPRWAERLFPANVAHSVYILEDSIVDPQNQTMTTFTWNINHARLMVVEERCVYCVNSDNSGWTEIRREAWVSSSLFGVSRAVQEFGLARFKSNVTKTMKGFEYILAKLQGEAPSKTLVETAKEAKEKAKETALAATEKAKDLASKAATKQQQQQQHFV, encoded by the exons ATGGTGAAGTATTTCCTGGGCCAGAGCGTGCTCCGGAGTTCCTGGGACCAAGTGTTCGCTGCCTTCTGGCAGCGGTACCCGAATCCCTATAG CAAACATGTCTTGACGGAAGACATAGTGCACCGGGAGGTGACCCCTGACCAGAAACTCCTGTCCCGGCGTCTCCTGACCAAGACCAACAGGATGCCTCGCTGGGCGGAGCGACTCTTTCCTGCCAATGTTGCTCACTCGGTGTACATCCTGGAGGATTCTATTGTGGACCCACAGAACCAGACCATGACCACCTTCACCTGGAACATCAACCACGCCCGGCTGATG GTGGTGGAGGAACGATGTGTTTACTGTGTGAACTCTGATAACAGTGGCTGGACCGAAATCCGCCGGGAAGCCTGGGTCTCCTCTAGCTTATTTGGTGTCTCCAGAGCTGTCCAG gaaTTTGGTCTTGCCCGGTTCAAAAGCAACGTGACCAAGACAATGAAGGGCTTTGAATACATCTTGGCCAAGCTGCAAG GTGAGGCCCCTTCCAAAACCCTTGTTGAGACAGCCAAGGAAGCCAAGGAGAAGGCAAAGGAGACGGCACTGGCAGCTACAGAGAAGGCCAAGGACCTTGCCAGCAAGGCCGCCaccaagcagcagcagcagcagcagcactttGTGTAG
- the MXD3 gene encoding max dimerization protein 3 isoform X1: MEPVASNIQVLLQAAEFLERREREAEHGYASLYPHRSPGPVYRRRKRSPQASGALDSGRSVHNELEKRRRAQLKRCLEQLKQQMPLGADCARSTTLSLLRWARMHIQKLEEQEQQARRLKEKLRSKQQSLQRQLEQLRGLAGPGERERPRADSLDSSGLSSERSDSDQVENATGRRAGQRQDFQPQDPSQLLCRRLFLSHHCEMREPWTTASGAPPLRPSLFPLSCRPGLAALE; the protein is encoded by the exons ATGGAACCCGTGGCCAGCAATATCCAGGTGCTGCTGCAGGCGGCCGAGTTCCTAGAGCGCCGcgagagag AAGCCGAGCACGGCTACGCGTCCCTGTACCCGCACCGCAGTCCAGGCCCAGTCTACCGGAGGAGGAAGCGATCGCCCCAAGCTTCTGGCGCGCTGGACAGTGGGCG GTCTGTGCACAACGAGCTGGAGAAACGCAG GAGGGCCCAGCTGAAGCGGTGCCTGGAGCAGCTAAAACAACAGATGCCCTTGGGGGCTGACTGTGCCCGCTCTACCACACTGAGCCTTCTGCGCTGGGCCAGGATGCATATCCAG AagctggaggagcaggagcagcaggcacGGCGGCTCAAGGAGAAGCTGCGTAGCAAGCAGCAGAGCTTGCAGCGGCAACTGGAGCAGCTCCGGGGGCTGGCAGGGCCGGGTGAGAGGGAACGGCCGCGGGCAGACAGCCTGGACTCTTCAGGCCTCTCCTCCGAGCGCTCAGACTCAGACCAAG TGGAGAACGCCACAGGCAGAAGAGCAGGCCAACGCCAGGACTTCCAACCTCAGGATCCCTCCCAACTCCTGTGCCGCCGCCTCTTCCTGTCTCACCACTGCGAAATGAGAGAACCTTGGACTACAGCCTCAGGTGCACCACCCCTCAGGCCCAGCCTCTTCCCACTATCTTGCAGGCCTGGCCTGGCCGCTCTCGAATAG
- the MXD3 gene encoding max dimerization protein 3 isoform X2, which translates to MEPVASNIQVLLQAAEFLERREREAEHGYASLYPHRSPGPVYRRRKRSPQASGALDSGRSVHNELEKRRRAQLKRCLEQLKQQMPLGADCARSTTLSLLRWARMHIQKLEEQEQQARRLKEKLRSKQQSLQRQLEQLRGLAGPGERERPRADSLDSSGLSSERSDSDQEEVEVDVESLVFGGEAELLRGFSAGQEHSYSHSSSTWL; encoded by the exons ATGGAACCCGTGGCCAGCAATATCCAGGTGCTGCTGCAGGCGGCCGAGTTCCTAGAGCGCCGcgagagag AAGCCGAGCACGGCTACGCGTCCCTGTACCCGCACCGCAGTCCAGGCCCAGTCTACCGGAGGAGGAAGCGATCGCCCCAAGCTTCTGGCGCGCTGGACAGTGGGCG GTCTGTGCACAACGAGCTGGAGAAACGCAG GAGGGCCCAGCTGAAGCGGTGCCTGGAGCAGCTAAAACAACAGATGCCCTTGGGGGCTGACTGTGCCCGCTCTACCACACTGAGCCTTCTGCGCTGGGCCAGGATGCATATCCAG AagctggaggagcaggagcagcaggcacGGCGGCTCAAGGAGAAGCTGCGTAGCAAGCAGCAGAGCTTGCAGCGGCAACTGGAGCAGCTCCGGGGGCTGGCAGGGCCGGGTGAGAGGGAACGGCCGCGGGCAGACAGCCTGGACTCTTCAGGCCTCTCCTCCGAGCGCTCAGACTCAGACCAAG aggaggtggaggtggacgTGGAGAGCCTGGTGTTCGGGGGCGAGGCTGAGCTGCTGCGCGGCTTCAGTGCGGGCCAGGAGCACAGCTACTCAcacagcagcagcacctggcTATGA